One window of Elaeis guineensis isolate ETL-2024a chromosome 11, EG11, whole genome shotgun sequence genomic DNA carries:
- the LOC105054156 gene encoding uncharacterized protein, translating into MAAFTKKPLSTVISIADAALWYCALALIALILLSSLRETPVDNTIEPAVRGGKLAGRPCDEIYVVGEGETLHTISDKCGDPFIVEQNPHIHDPDDVFPGLVIKITPSKPR; encoded by the coding sequence ATGGCCGCGTTCACTAAGAAACCTCTTTCCACTGTCATCTCCATCGCCGACGCCGCCTTGTGGTACTGCGCGCTGGCCCTCATCGCCCTCATCTTGCTAAGTTCCCTCCGAGAAACCCCCGTCGACAACACGATCGAACCGGCGGTGCGCGGCGGAAAGCTCGCCGGCCGGCCATGCGACGAGATATATGTCGTGGGGGAGGGGGAGACCCTCCACACCATCAGCGACAAGTGCGGCGACCCCTTCATCGTCGAGCAGAACCCGCATATCCACGACCCCGACGATGTATTCCCCGGCCTCGTCATCAAGATCACCCCTTCCAAGCCTCggtag